The Scyliorhinus canicula chromosome 11, sScyCan1.1, whole genome shotgun sequence genome contains a region encoding:
- the mest gene encoding mesoderm-specific transcript homolog protein isoform X2, giving the protein MKEWWIQVALLAAPLIAVYLHLPPPSLSPSLYSWRMVGTFFTFKDHRIFYRDSMGAVGSSDIVILLHGFPTSSYDWHKIWEGLTLRFNRVIALDFLGFGFSDKPRLHRYSIFEQADIVQRLMVELGLAQQKINILAHDYGDTVALELLYRSEQSKPGHLTINSLCLSNGGIFPETNHPRFIQKLLKDSGCFSPIFTRLMNYYFFTKGISAVFGPHTQPTNAEYWDMWTMVRVNDGNLVMDSLLQFINQRWKYRDRWVNALTSTSVPCMLNKLCFILTEMHLIYGPLDCVNPHPEFLDLYQKLVPKSTVSVLDDHISHYPQLEDPLGFEQAYINFINSF; this is encoded by the exons ATGAAAGAGTGGTGGATCCAGGTTGCACTTCTTGCTGCACCGCTCATTGCTGTCTACCTTCACCTTCCCCCTCCAAGTCTTTCACCATCACTCTATTCATGGCGAATGGTTGGAACCTTCTTTACCTTCAAAGACCATCGCATATTTTACAGAG ATTCCATGGGTGCTGTTGGCAGTTCCGACATAGTGATCCTGTTGCATGGCTTCCCAACATCGAGCTATGACTGGCACAAG ATCTGGGAAGGCTTGACGTTGAGGTTTAATCGAGTTATCGCACTAGATTTTCTTGGCTTTGGATTCAGCGATAAACCT AGGCTGCACAGATACTCCATCTTTGAGCAGGCAGATATTGTCCAGCGGCTAATGGTGGAACTGGGCCTTGCTCAGCAGAAGATCAACATCCTGGCCCATGATTACGGAGACACCGTCGCACTGGAATTGTTGTACAG GTCTGAACAGAGTAAACCTGGACATCTGACGATAAATAGCCTGTGTTTATCAAATGGAG GAATTTTTCCAGAGACAAACCACCCAAGATTTATCCAGAAG CTGCTCAAAGACAGCGGGTGCTTTTCACCAATCTTTACCAGACTCATGAACTACTACTTCTTTACAAAAGG AATCAGCGCAGTGTTTGGaccccacacacaacccacaaatgcagagtactgggacaTGTGGACCATGGTCCGGGTCAATGATGGGAATCTGGTGATGGACAG TCTTTTGCAGTTTATTAATCAAAGATGGAAGTACAGAGATCGTTGGGTAAACGCCTTGACTTCGACTTCTGTTCCATGTATGTTGAACAAACTGTGCTTTATATTAACAGAAA TGCATTTAATCTATGGGCCGCTGGATTGTGTGAACCCTCATCCTGAGTTTCTGGACCTTTATCA GAAGTTGGTACCGAAGTCAACAGTGTCAGTTCTTGATGACCATATCAGTCATTACCCGCAACTCGAGGATCCTTTGGGTTTTGAACAAGCCTACATTAACTTCATCAACTCCTTCTGA
- the mest gene encoding mesoderm-specific transcript homolog protein isoform X6: MKEWWIQVALLAAPLIAVYLHLPPPSLSPSLYSWRMVGTFFTFKDHRIFYRDSMGAVGSSDIVILLHGFPTSSYDWHKIWEGLTLRFNRVIALDFLGFGFSDKPRLHRYSIFEQADIVQRLMVELGLAQQKINILAHDYGDTVALELLYRSEQSKPGHLTINSLCLSNGGIFPETNHPRFIQKLLKDSGCFSPIFTRLMNYYFFTKGISAVFGPHTQPTNAEYWDMWTMVRVNDGNLVMDSLLQFINQRWKYRDRWVNALTSTSVPLHLIYGPLDCVNPHPEFLDLYQNKK, translated from the exons ATGAAAGAGTGGTGGATCCAGGTTGCACTTCTTGCTGCACCGCTCATTGCTGTCTACCTTCACCTTCCCCCTCCAAGTCTTTCACCATCACTCTATTCATGGCGAATGGTTGGAACCTTCTTTACCTTCAAAGACCATCGCATATTTTACAGAG ATTCCATGGGTGCTGTTGGCAGTTCCGACATAGTGATCCTGTTGCATGGCTTCCCAACATCGAGCTATGACTGGCACAAG ATCTGGGAAGGCTTGACGTTGAGGTTTAATCGAGTTATCGCACTAGATTTTCTTGGCTTTGGATTCAGCGATAAACCT AGGCTGCACAGATACTCCATCTTTGAGCAGGCAGATATTGTCCAGCGGCTAATGGTGGAACTGGGCCTTGCTCAGCAGAAGATCAACATCCTGGCCCATGATTACGGAGACACCGTCGCACTGGAATTGTTGTACAG GTCTGAACAGAGTAAACCTGGACATCTGACGATAAATAGCCTGTGTTTATCAAATGGAG GAATTTTTCCAGAGACAAACCACCCAAGATTTATCCAGAAG CTGCTCAAAGACAGCGGGTGCTTTTCACCAATCTTTACCAGACTCATGAACTACTACTTCTTTACAAAAGG AATCAGCGCAGTGTTTGGaccccacacacaacccacaaatgcagagtactgggacaTGTGGACCATGGTCCGGGTCAATGATGGGAATCTGGTGATGGACAG TCTTTTGCAGTTTATTAATCAAAGATGGAAGTACAGAGATCGTTGGGTAAACGCCTTGACTTCGACTTCTGTTCCAT TGCATTTAATCTATGGGCCGCTGGATTGTGTGAACCCTCATCCTGAGTTTCTGGACCTTTATCA
- the mest gene encoding mesoderm-specific transcript homolog protein isoform X4: MKEWWIQVALLAAPLIAVYLHLPPPSLSPSLYSWRMVGTFFTFKDHRIFYRDSMGAVGSSDIVILLHGFPTSSYDWHKIWEGLTLRFNRVIALDFLGFGFSDKPRLHRYSIFEQADIVQRLMVELGLAQQKINILAHDYGDTVALELLYRSEQSKPGHLTINSLCLSNGGIFPETNHPRFIQKLLKDSGCFSPIFTRLMNYYFFTKGISAVFGPHTQPTNAEYWDMWTMVRVNDGNLVMDSLLQFINQRWKYRDRWVNALTSTSVPLHLIYGPLDCVNPHPEFLDLYQKLVPKSTVSVLDDHISHYPQLEDPLGFEQAYINFINSF; encoded by the exons ATGAAAGAGTGGTGGATCCAGGTTGCACTTCTTGCTGCACCGCTCATTGCTGTCTACCTTCACCTTCCCCCTCCAAGTCTTTCACCATCACTCTATTCATGGCGAATGGTTGGAACCTTCTTTACCTTCAAAGACCATCGCATATTTTACAGAG ATTCCATGGGTGCTGTTGGCAGTTCCGACATAGTGATCCTGTTGCATGGCTTCCCAACATCGAGCTATGACTGGCACAAG ATCTGGGAAGGCTTGACGTTGAGGTTTAATCGAGTTATCGCACTAGATTTTCTTGGCTTTGGATTCAGCGATAAACCT AGGCTGCACAGATACTCCATCTTTGAGCAGGCAGATATTGTCCAGCGGCTAATGGTGGAACTGGGCCTTGCTCAGCAGAAGATCAACATCCTGGCCCATGATTACGGAGACACCGTCGCACTGGAATTGTTGTACAG GTCTGAACAGAGTAAACCTGGACATCTGACGATAAATAGCCTGTGTTTATCAAATGGAG GAATTTTTCCAGAGACAAACCACCCAAGATTTATCCAGAAG CTGCTCAAAGACAGCGGGTGCTTTTCACCAATCTTTACCAGACTCATGAACTACTACTTCTTTACAAAAGG AATCAGCGCAGTGTTTGGaccccacacacaacccacaaatgcagagtactgggacaTGTGGACCATGGTCCGGGTCAATGATGGGAATCTGGTGATGGACAG TCTTTTGCAGTTTATTAATCAAAGATGGAAGTACAGAGATCGTTGGGTAAACGCCTTGACTTCGACTTCTGTTCCAT TGCATTTAATCTATGGGCCGCTGGATTGTGTGAACCCTCATCCTGAGTTTCTGGACCTTTATCA GAAGTTGGTACCGAAGTCAACAGTGTCAGTTCTTGATGACCATATCAGTCATTACCCGCAACTCGAGGATCCTTTGGGTTTTGAACAAGCCTACATTAACTTCATCAACTCCTTCTGA
- the mest gene encoding mesoderm-specific transcript homolog protein isoform X1: protein MKEWWIQVALLAAPLIAVYLHLPPPSLSPSLYSWRMVGTFFTFKDHRIFYRDSMGAVGSSDIVILLHGFPTSSYDWHKIWEGLTLRFNRVIALDFLGFGFSDKPRLHRYSIFEQADIVQRLMVELGLAQQKINILAHDYGDTVALELLYRSEQSKPGHLTINSLCLSNGGIFPETNHPRFIQKLLKDSGCFSPIFTRLMNYYFFTKGISAVFGPHTQPTNAEYWDMWTMVRVNDGNLVMDSLLQFINQRWKYRDRWVNALTSTSVPCMLNKLCFILTEMHLIYGPLDCVNPHPEFLDLYQQLFSFRKLVPKSTVSVLDDHISHYPQLEDPLGFEQAYINFINSF, encoded by the exons ATGAAAGAGTGGTGGATCCAGGTTGCACTTCTTGCTGCACCGCTCATTGCTGTCTACCTTCACCTTCCCCCTCCAAGTCTTTCACCATCACTCTATTCATGGCGAATGGTTGGAACCTTCTTTACCTTCAAAGACCATCGCATATTTTACAGAG ATTCCATGGGTGCTGTTGGCAGTTCCGACATAGTGATCCTGTTGCATGGCTTCCCAACATCGAGCTATGACTGGCACAAG ATCTGGGAAGGCTTGACGTTGAGGTTTAATCGAGTTATCGCACTAGATTTTCTTGGCTTTGGATTCAGCGATAAACCT AGGCTGCACAGATACTCCATCTTTGAGCAGGCAGATATTGTCCAGCGGCTAATGGTGGAACTGGGCCTTGCTCAGCAGAAGATCAACATCCTGGCCCATGATTACGGAGACACCGTCGCACTGGAATTGTTGTACAG GTCTGAACAGAGTAAACCTGGACATCTGACGATAAATAGCCTGTGTTTATCAAATGGAG GAATTTTTCCAGAGACAAACCACCCAAGATTTATCCAGAAG CTGCTCAAAGACAGCGGGTGCTTTTCACCAATCTTTACCAGACTCATGAACTACTACTTCTTTACAAAAGG AATCAGCGCAGTGTTTGGaccccacacacaacccacaaatgcagagtactgggacaTGTGGACCATGGTCCGGGTCAATGATGGGAATCTGGTGATGGACAG TCTTTTGCAGTTTATTAATCAAAGATGGAAGTACAGAGATCGTTGGGTAAACGCCTTGACTTCGACTTCTGTTCCATGTATGTTGAACAAACTGTGCTTTATATTAACAGAAA TGCATTTAATCTATGGGCCGCTGGATTGTGTGAACCCTCATCCTGAGTTTCTGGACCTTTATCA ACAATTGTTTTCTTTCAGGAAGTTGGTACCGAAGTCAACAGTGTCAGTTCTTGATGACCATATCAGTCATTACCCGCAACTCGAGGATCCTTTGGGTTTTGAACAAGCCTACATTAACTTCATCAACTCCTTCTGA
- the mest gene encoding mesoderm-specific transcript homolog protein isoform X5, with the protein MKEWWIQVALLAAPLIAVYLHLPPPSLSPSLYSWRMVGTFFTFKDHRIFYRDSMGAVGSSDIVILLHGFPTSSYDWHKIWEGLTLRFNRVIALDFLGFGFSDKPRLHRYSIFEQADIVQRLMVELGLAQQKINILAHDYGDTVALELLYRSEQSKPGHLTINSLCLSNGGIFPETNHPRFIQKLLKDSGCFSPIFTRLMNYYFFTKGISAVFGPHTQPTNAEYWDMWTMVRVNDGNLVMDSLLQFINQRWKYRDRWVNALTSTSVPCMLNKLCFILTEMHLIYGPLDCVNPHPEFLDLYQNKK; encoded by the exons ATGAAAGAGTGGTGGATCCAGGTTGCACTTCTTGCTGCACCGCTCATTGCTGTCTACCTTCACCTTCCCCCTCCAAGTCTTTCACCATCACTCTATTCATGGCGAATGGTTGGAACCTTCTTTACCTTCAAAGACCATCGCATATTTTACAGAG ATTCCATGGGTGCTGTTGGCAGTTCCGACATAGTGATCCTGTTGCATGGCTTCCCAACATCGAGCTATGACTGGCACAAG ATCTGGGAAGGCTTGACGTTGAGGTTTAATCGAGTTATCGCACTAGATTTTCTTGGCTTTGGATTCAGCGATAAACCT AGGCTGCACAGATACTCCATCTTTGAGCAGGCAGATATTGTCCAGCGGCTAATGGTGGAACTGGGCCTTGCTCAGCAGAAGATCAACATCCTGGCCCATGATTACGGAGACACCGTCGCACTGGAATTGTTGTACAG GTCTGAACAGAGTAAACCTGGACATCTGACGATAAATAGCCTGTGTTTATCAAATGGAG GAATTTTTCCAGAGACAAACCACCCAAGATTTATCCAGAAG CTGCTCAAAGACAGCGGGTGCTTTTCACCAATCTTTACCAGACTCATGAACTACTACTTCTTTACAAAAGG AATCAGCGCAGTGTTTGGaccccacacacaacccacaaatgcagagtactgggacaTGTGGACCATGGTCCGGGTCAATGATGGGAATCTGGTGATGGACAG TCTTTTGCAGTTTATTAATCAAAGATGGAAGTACAGAGATCGTTGGGTAAACGCCTTGACTTCGACTTCTGTTCCATGTATGTTGAACAAACTGTGCTTTATATTAACAGAAA TGCATTTAATCTATGGGCCGCTGGATTGTGTGAACCCTCATCCTGAGTTTCTGGACCTTTATCA
- the mest gene encoding mesoderm-specific transcript homolog protein isoform X3: MKEWWIQVALLAAPLIAVYLHLPPPSLSPSLYSWRMVGTFFTFKDHRIFYRDSMGAVGSSDIVILLHGFPTSSYDWHKIWEGLTLRFNRVIALDFLGFGFSDKPRLHRYSIFEQADIVQRLMVELGLAQQKINILAHDYGDTVALELLYRSEQSKPGHLTINSLCLSNGGIFPETNHPRFIQKLLKDSGCFSPIFTRLMNYYFFTKGISAVFGPHTQPTNAEYWDMWTMVRVNDGNLVMDSLLQFINQRWKYRDRWVNALTSTSVPLHLIYGPLDCVNPHPEFLDLYQQLFSFRKLVPKSTVSVLDDHISHYPQLEDPLGFEQAYINFINSF; the protein is encoded by the exons ATGAAAGAGTGGTGGATCCAGGTTGCACTTCTTGCTGCACCGCTCATTGCTGTCTACCTTCACCTTCCCCCTCCAAGTCTTTCACCATCACTCTATTCATGGCGAATGGTTGGAACCTTCTTTACCTTCAAAGACCATCGCATATTTTACAGAG ATTCCATGGGTGCTGTTGGCAGTTCCGACATAGTGATCCTGTTGCATGGCTTCCCAACATCGAGCTATGACTGGCACAAG ATCTGGGAAGGCTTGACGTTGAGGTTTAATCGAGTTATCGCACTAGATTTTCTTGGCTTTGGATTCAGCGATAAACCT AGGCTGCACAGATACTCCATCTTTGAGCAGGCAGATATTGTCCAGCGGCTAATGGTGGAACTGGGCCTTGCTCAGCAGAAGATCAACATCCTGGCCCATGATTACGGAGACACCGTCGCACTGGAATTGTTGTACAG GTCTGAACAGAGTAAACCTGGACATCTGACGATAAATAGCCTGTGTTTATCAAATGGAG GAATTTTTCCAGAGACAAACCACCCAAGATTTATCCAGAAG CTGCTCAAAGACAGCGGGTGCTTTTCACCAATCTTTACCAGACTCATGAACTACTACTTCTTTACAAAAGG AATCAGCGCAGTGTTTGGaccccacacacaacccacaaatgcagagtactgggacaTGTGGACCATGGTCCGGGTCAATGATGGGAATCTGGTGATGGACAG TCTTTTGCAGTTTATTAATCAAAGATGGAAGTACAGAGATCGTTGGGTAAACGCCTTGACTTCGACTTCTGTTCCAT TGCATTTAATCTATGGGCCGCTGGATTGTGTGAACCCTCATCCTGAGTTTCTGGACCTTTATCA ACAATTGTTTTCTTTCAGGAAGTTGGTACCGAAGTCAACAGTGTCAGTTCTTGATGACCATATCAGTCATTACCCGCAACTCGAGGATCCTTTGGGTTTTGAACAAGCCTACATTAACTTCATCAACTCCTTCTGA